One window from the genome of Streptomyces sp. WZ-12 encodes:
- a CDS encoding MarR family winged helix-turn-helix transcriptional regulator codes for MTIGDDAALQLVVSLHRLTRSLRRSATAGSIQLTHTAVLALLTQRGPSRIGEIAQWVPCSQPTATAAVLGLESAGLVRREADPDDRRASRVLLTERGSAALAEVARGEAQVLARRLSVLRPEEVQLLAEVEPVLRRLAEAGD; via the coding sequence ATGACGATCGGTGACGACGCGGCGCTGCAGTTGGTGGTTTCGCTGCACCGGCTCACCCGGAGCCTGCGCAGGTCCGCCACGGCGGGCAGCATCCAGCTCACGCACACCGCGGTGCTGGCGCTGTTGACCCAGCGCGGACCGTCCCGGATCGGGGAGATCGCGCAGTGGGTGCCGTGCTCCCAACCCACCGCCACCGCGGCCGTCCTCGGCCTGGAGTCCGCCGGCCTGGTGCGCCGGGAGGCGGACCCCGACGACCGGCGCGCCAGCCGGGTCCTGCTCACCGAGCGGGGCTCGGCGGCGCTGGCGGAGGTGGCCCGCGGCGAGGCCCAGGTCCTCGCCCGCCGCCTGAGCGTGCTCCGCCCGGAGGAGGTCCAACTGCTGGCCGAGGTGGAGCCGGTGCTCCGCCGACTCGCCGAGGCGGGGGACTGA